Proteins from a single region of Mycoplasmopsis edwardii:
- a CDS encoding ABC transporter permease produces the protein MELIIGYTFFFFSILLLGTISGIFSERAGIVNIAINGFMVFGAAMYSIFSVIFTDTFEITNIWTQIPLTLLAAVSTLLFGLLFGLATIKFKSDQTISGFAINILATGIAAIVVLFLTTRIQKVGTIIELRNRPELAMSSATGTWENLVSLKLVIVIVVAAVSWFALRKTRWGLRFRSVGENPQAADVAGINVNKIKWQALAIAGFIAGMAGSIFAQSQISFFSLTKDVQGFGFIALAIMITGRWRISFSILISLFFSFLLAFSFYGVNVLGESLSRYRDMFAIIPYAITLIIMIASSKNTYGPAAAGIPYDKTKR, from the coding sequence ATGGAATTAATTATTGGATATACATTTTTCTTCTTCTCAATTTTATTACTTGGTACAATTTCTGGTATTTTCTCAGAAAGAGCCGGAATTGTTAACATCGCTATCAACGGGTTCATGGTATTTGGTGCAGCAATGTATTCAATCTTCAGTGTTATCTTCACAGATACTTTTGAAATTACAAATATATGAACACAAATTCCATTAACATTACTTGCTGCAGTTTCAACATTATTATTTGGTCTTTTATTTGGTCTTGCTACAATTAAGTTCAAATCAGATCAAACAATTTCAGGGTTTGCTATTAATATTTTAGCAACAGGTATTGCAGCTATTGTTGTTTTATTCTTAACAACACGTATTCAAAAAGTTGGAACAATTATTGAGTTAAGAAATAGACCAGAATTAGCTATGTCATCAGCTACTGGTACATGAGAAAACTTAGTTTCACTTAAATTAGTTATTGTTATTGTTGTTGCAGCAGTTTCTTGATTCGCATTAAGAAAAACAAGATGAGGATTAAGATTTAGATCAGTTGGGGAGAACCCCCAAGCAGCTGATGTTGCTGGAATTAACGTTAACAAAATTAAATGACAAGCTTTAGCTATCGCAGGATTTATCGCAGGTATGGCTGGTTCTATATTTGCTCAAAGTCAAATCAGTTTCTTCTCTTTAACAAAAGACGTACAAGGATTCGGGTTCATTGCTTTAGCTATTATGATTACAGGTAGATGAAGAATTTCTTTCTCAATCCTTATCTCATTATTCTTCTCATTCTTACTTGCGTTCTCATTCTACGGAGTTAACGTATTAGGTGAATCATTATCTAGATATAGAGATATGTTCGCTATTATTCCTTACGCTATTACTCTTATTATTATGATCGCATCAAGTAAAAATACATATGGACCTGCAGCAGCCGGTATACCATATGATAAAACCAAGAGATAA
- a CDS encoding Dps family protein, producing MKEAKDLKYLHANLQVMYQKLSNIHWNIAGVEFFEMHEEVDKLRGDVLNFVDEVAEKVVMLGDVALGSYAEMIKLSTIKEIESREFRYEEAAKVIVEDLNFILTKIVDLDWSKRVQPLIDEITMSFDKWLWQFSKLVK from the coding sequence ATGAAAGAAGCAAAAGATTTAAAATATTTACACGCGAATTTACAAGTGATGTATCAAAAATTAAGTAACATTCACTGAAACATTGCAGGAGTTGAATTCTTCGAAATGCATGAAGAAGTTGATAAATTAAGAGGGGATGTTCTTAACTTTGTTGATGAAGTTGCCGAAAAAGTTGTTATGCTTGGAGATGTTGCTTTAGGAAGTTATGCGGAAATGATTAAATTAAGCACAATTAAAGAAATTGAAAGCAGAGAATTTAGATACGAAGAAGCAGCAAAAGTTATTGTGGAAGATTTAAACTTTATCTTAACCAAAATTGTTGATTTAGATTGAAGTAAAAGAGTTCAACCCTTAATTGATGAAATCACAATGTCATTTGATAAATGATTATGACAATTTAGTAAATTAGTTAAATAG